The Aeromicrobium phoceense genome includes the window CCTGGCCGCCGCCGTCGGCACCCCCGTCGTCTCGTTGTTCTCACCCGTCGTCCCCGCCGCGCGCTGGGCGCCCTACGGCGTGCCGTCGGTGGTGCTGGGCGACCAGGACGCGCCGTGCCGCGGCTCGCGGGCCCGTGAGTGCCCCGTGCCGGGACATCCGTGCCTGACCGGCGTCACCGCCGGCGACGTCGTCGACGCGCTGGAGCGGCTGGCGCCCGAGGCCCTCCACGAGGTGGCGGGGCCGCAGACCGAAGGAGGGATCGCATGAAGATCGCGATGGTGTCCGAGCACGCCAATCCGCTCGCCGTGGTCGGGGGCGTCGACGCGGGAGGCCAGAACGTCCACGTCGACGCGCTGTCGACGGCGCTGGTCGCCCGAGGGCACGAGGTCACGGTGTTCACGCGTCGTGACTCGACCTCGGCGCCCACGCGGGTCCTCGCGCCCGGCGGCTACGAGGTGCACCACGTCCCGGCCGGACCTCCGGCCGACGTGCCGAAGGACGAGCTGTGGCAGCACATGCCGGCCTTCGCCTCGCGGATGGCCGAGGTGTGGCAGCGCGAGCGCTACGACCTGGCTCACGCCCACTTCTGGATGAGCGGCTCGGCCACGCGGGCCGCCGCCCGTCGCGTCGGCCTCCCGTGGGCCATGACCTTCCACGCCCTGGGGTCGGTGAAGCGACGGCACCAGGCAGGGCGGGACACCAGCCCGCCGGGCCGCATTGACGTCGAGCGCGGGCTGTGCGCCACGGCCGACGTCGTCATCGCGACCTGCCGCGACGAGGTGCGCGAGCTGATGGCCCTGGGCATGCCGCGGTCGAAGGCGCGGATCATCCCGTGCGGTGTCGACGTCAGGCGCTTCCCCGCCACGGAGCACTCCGTGCCCGGTCGCCGGCTGCTCGCGGTCGGGCGACTCGTCGAGCGCAAGGGACTGGCCGACGCCGTCACCGCGCTCGCGCAGATCCCGGACGCGACGCTCACGGTCGCGGGCGGCCCCTCTGCCGACGCACTCGAGCTCGACCCCGAGGTGCAGCGCGTCCGCGCCCTGGCTCGCGGGCTCGGCTGCGAGGACCGCCTGGACTTCCTCGGCGCGGTCGGTCGCGACCGGCTTCCCGAAGTCATGTCGGCGGCCGACATCGTGGTGGTCGCTCCCTGGTACGAGCCGTTCGGCATCGTGCCCCTGGAGGCCATGTCGAG containing:
- a CDS encoding glycosyltransferase; the protein is MKIAMVSEHANPLAVVGGVDAGGQNVHVDALSTALVARGHEVTVFTRRDSTSAPTRVLAPGGYEVHHVPAGPPADVPKDELWQHMPAFASRMAEVWQRERYDLAHAHFWMSGSATRAAARRVGLPWAMTFHALGSVKRRHQAGRDTSPPGRIDVERGLCATADVVIATCRDEVRELMALGMPRSKARIIPCGVDVRRFPATEHSVPGRRLLAVGRLVERKGLADAVTALAQIPDATLTVAGGPSADALELDPEVQRVRALARGLGCEDRLDFLGAVGRDRLPEVMSAADIVVVAPWYEPFGIVPLEAMSSGRPVVGTAVGGLLDTVVPGRTGELVAPRDPDALAAVLRQLLDDPRRIRRYGRAGAQRARSLYTWDHVARATEDALAPLLSRVPQEVTP